The Pedobacter mucosus genome window below encodes:
- a CDS encoding TolC family protein produces MFTKIKFIAGSVLLLSLAFIQNIKAQQVITLKEAVESTLKNNLNIKQAQFSAAISEENLVQSKNALLPTVNANVGPNLTFGRGLDQTTFQVTNQTSLYTSGNLNTNVDLFGGFVKINQIKQNKTLLAVDKGTVEKVKNDLTLNVITTYLQVLFNTEIVKASKQQLEIANKTLTRENFLMDAGNKTIADISLAKSQVATAELNLTNSENDLSISYLTLGQLMNLTPNQQFLVQAPLIDDVTRDSTMINPNDLLESAMKIFPDIKIANLRSLAAKQGIDVARSSYSPRLSFGAGLSTSYSYQYNYQGNNPQQAFADQLNQRFGQSIGMSLQIPIFNGFSVRSAVRRAKIDYSNSLNNEQIAKNDLNKVIFQSTIDLRSAGSRYSSTLRAFQAQKDAFYANNLRYEQGLVNSLDFSTAQTNRNKAEIDFIQAKYDLLFRAKVIDYYLGKQITF; encoded by the coding sequence ATGTTTACCAAGATTAAATTTATTGCCGGATCTGTATTATTACTATCATTAGCCTTTATTCAAAATATTAAGGCTCAGCAGGTAATAACCTTAAAAGAGGCGGTTGAAAGTACATTAAAAAATAATTTAAATATTAAACAGGCACAATTCAGTGCTGCTATCTCAGAGGAGAATTTGGTACAATCTAAAAATGCACTGCTTCCAACAGTAAATGCAAATGTTGGTCCGAATTTAACTTTTGGTAGGGGACTAGATCAAACTACTTTCCAAGTAACCAACCAAACTTCGCTTTATACGAGTGGAAACTTAAATACTAATGTAGATTTATTTGGTGGTTTTGTAAAAATAAACCAAATCAAGCAAAACAAAACGCTATTAGCCGTTGATAAAGGAACTGTAGAAAAAGTAAAAAACGATTTGACATTGAACGTAATTACCACTTACTTACAAGTATTATTTAATACCGAAATAGTAAAAGCATCCAAGCAGCAACTGGAAATAGCCAATAAAACACTAACCAGAGAAAATTTCTTAATGGATGCTGGAAATAAGACTATTGCTGATATATCGCTTGCAAAATCTCAAGTAGCTACCGCGGAACTGAATTTAACGAATTCGGAGAATGATTTGTCGATATCCTATTTAACTCTGGGACAACTGATGAATTTAACTCCAAATCAACAATTTTTAGTTCAGGCGCCACTTATTGATGACGTAACTAGAGACTCTACCATGATTAATCCGAATGATTTATTAGAAAGTGCGATGAAAATATTTCCGGATATTAAGATTGCAAATTTAAGATCTCTCGCAGCTAAACAAGGCATTGATGTTGCAAGAAGTTCTTATTCTCCAAGGTTAAGTTTTGGAGCTGGTTTATCAACCTCATATTCTTATCAGTATAATTATCAAGGAAATAATCCTCAACAGGCTTTTGCTGATCAGTTAAATCAAAGATTTGGTCAAAGTATTGGAATGAGCCTTCAAATTCCCATTTTTAATGGCTTTAGTGTGCGGTCTGCGGTTAGAAGGGCTAAAATTGATTATAGTAATAGTTTGAATAATGAACAAATTGCTAAGAACGATCTAAACAAGGTTATTTTTCAATCTACTATTGATTTGAGAAGCGCAGGAAGCCGTTACTCTTCAACTTTGCGGGCTTTTCAGGCTCAGAAAGACGCCTTTTATGCAAACAACTTAAGGTATGAGCAAGGTTTAGTTAATTCGTTAGATTTTAGTACAGCTCAAACCAATAGAAATAAAGCTGAAATAGATTTTATTCAGGCAAAATATGACCTTTTATTTAGAGCAAAGGTGATCGATTATTATTTAGGTAAACAGATTACTTTTTAA
- a CDS encoding aconitate hydratase, giving the protein MAFDIDMIKKVYANFGSRVDAARKVVGRPLTLSEKILYAHLWDGDPKKAFSRGTDYVDFAPDRVAMQDATAQMALLQFMQAGRPQVAVPSTVHCDHLITAKEGAAIDLPHAKTESAEVFDFLSSVSNKYGIGFWKPGAGIIHQVVLENYAFPGGLMIGTDSHTVNAGGLGMVAIGVGGADACDVMAGLPWELKFPKLIGIKLIGKLSGWTSAKDVILKVAGILTVKGGTGAIVEYFGDGAINLSCTGKGTICNMGAEIGATTSTFGYDESMERYLRATGRDEVADEANEIKEYLTGDDAVYADPESYFDQVIEINLDELEPYLNGPFTPDLATPVSQMKVEAEKNGWPLKVEWGLIGSCTNSSYEDLSRAASIANQAIAKGLTTKSAFGINPGSEQVRYTANRDGYLKTFEDLDATIFTNACGPCIGMWDRTGAEKAEKNTIVHSFNRNFAKRADGNPNTFAFVASPEMVAAIAIAGDLGFNPLTDTLTNDKGEQVKLDPPVGDELPVNGYAVEDAGFQAPAADGSSVEVLVSPTSHRLQLLDPFTPWEGTDLKGLKLLIKAKGKCTTDHISMAGPWLKFRGHLDNISNNMLIGAVNYFNDKTDNVKNEITGEYGPVPATQRDYKAAGLGSVVVGDENYGEGSSREHAAMEPRHLGVRAVLVKSFARIHETNLKKQGMLGLTFADKDDYDKILEDDRIDILGLTTFTPDVPLTMVLHHADGTEEQFLVNHSYNAQQIEWFVAGGALNIIRRDAAAKAALL; this is encoded by the coding sequence ATGGCTTTTGATATAGACATGATTAAAAAGGTTTATGCAAACTTCGGTAGCCGCGTAGATGCAGCTCGTAAAGTAGTTGGCAGACCTTTAACATTATCAGAAAAAATATTATATGCTCACCTTTGGGATGGCGATCCTAAAAAAGCATTTTCGCGTGGAACTGACTATGTAGATTTCGCACCAGACCGTGTAGCAATGCAAGATGCAACTGCTCAAATGGCGCTTTTACAGTTTATGCAAGCTGGTCGCCCACAAGTTGCCGTTCCTTCTACGGTTCACTGTGACCACTTAATTACAGCGAAAGAAGGTGCAGCAATTGATTTACCGCATGCAAAAACAGAAAGTGCTGAAGTTTTCGACTTTTTATCTTCTGTATCAAATAAATATGGTATCGGTTTCTGGAAACCAGGTGCAGGTATTATTCACCAAGTAGTTTTAGAAAATTATGCTTTCCCGGGTGGATTGATGATTGGAACCGACTCACATACCGTAAATGCTGGTGGTTTAGGGATGGTTGCAATTGGTGTTGGTGGTGCTGATGCTTGTGATGTAATGGCTGGTTTACCTTGGGAACTTAAATTTCCAAAGCTAATTGGTATTAAGTTAATAGGTAAATTAAGCGGCTGGACTTCTGCAAAAGATGTTATTTTAAAAGTTGCTGGTATTTTAACTGTAAAAGGTGGTACCGGTGCAATTGTAGAATATTTTGGCGATGGCGCAATTAATTTGAGCTGTACTGGTAAAGGAACCATTTGTAATATGGGTGCCGAAATTGGTGCCACTACTTCAACTTTTGGTTACGATGAAAGCATGGAACGTTATTTACGTGCTACAGGTAGAGACGAAGTTGCTGATGAAGCAAATGAAATAAAAGAATATTTAACTGGTGATGATGCCGTATATGCAGATCCAGAAAGTTATTTTGATCAGGTTATTGAAATTAATCTTGATGAATTAGAGCCTTACTTAAACGGTCCTTTTACACCAGATTTAGCTACTCCAGTTTCTCAAATGAAAGTGGAAGCAGAGAAAAACGGCTGGCCATTAAAAGTAGAATGGGGATTAATCGGTTCTTGTACAAACTCTTCTTATGAAGATTTATCAAGAGCAGCTTCGATTGCAAACCAGGCTATTGCTAAAGGTTTAACTACAAAATCAGCATTTGGTATTAATCCAGGTTCTGAGCAAGTTCGTTATACTGCAAACAGAGATGGTTATTTAAAAACTTTCGAAGATTTAGATGCTACTATTTTCACCAACGCTTGCGGACCTTGTATTGGTATGTGGGATAGAACGGGTGCAGAAAAAGCAGAAAAAAATACAATTGTACACTCGTTTAACAGGAATTTTGCTAAACGTGCTGATGGTAATCCTAACACTTTCGCTTTTGTTGCATCACCAGAAATGGTTGCAGCTATCGCAATAGCTGGTGATTTAGGTTTTAATCCACTTACGGATACGTTAACAAATGATAAAGGTGAGCAAGTAAAATTAGATCCACCTGTTGGAGATGAATTACCTGTAAATGGTTACGCTGTTGAAGATGCAGGTTTCCAAGCCCCAGCTGCTGACGGTTCTTCAGTAGAGGTTTTGGTTTCGCCAACTTCTCATCGTTTACAATTATTAGATCCTTTTACGCCTTGGGAAGGAACTGACTTGAAAGGGTTAAAATTACTGATCAAAGCTAAAGGTAAATGTACTACAGATCATATTTCTATGGCTGGTCCGTGGTTAAAATTCCGTGGTCACTTAGATAATATTTCTAACAACATGCTTATCGGTGCGGTAAATTACTTCAACGATAAAACTGATAATGTTAAAAATGAAATTACTGGCGAATATGGTCCTGTTCCTGCAACTCAACGTGATTATAAAGCTGCTGGTTTAGGTTCTGTTGTTGTTGGTGACGAAAACTATGGTGAAGGTTCATCTCGTGAACACGCTGCTATGGAGCCTCGTCATTTAGGTGTCCGTGCGGTTTTGGTAAAATCCTTTGCCCGTATCCACGAAACAAACCTTAAAAAACAAGGTATGTTGGGCTTAACCTTTGCCGATAAGGATGATTACGACAAAATTTTAGAAGACGATAGAATCGATATCTTAGGTTTAACTACTTTTACTCCAGATGTGCCTTTAACAATGGTTTTACACCATGCAGATGGAACAGAAGAACAATTTTTAGTTAATCATAGTTACAACGCTCAACAAATTGAGTGGTTTGTTGCAGGTGGAGCTTTAAATATTATCAGAAGAGACGCTGCTGCTAAAGCTGCGCTTCTGTAA
- a CDS encoding NAD(P)H-dependent glycerol-3-phosphate dehydrogenase yields the protein MATKIAMIGGGSWATAILKMLSDNLSEKEIYWWMRNEEAIEHIRKFKHNPHYLSSVEIKLADDHISSDIHGIIKIADYVILNVPSAFLKSSLANLTANDLKGKKIVSAIKGIVPEDNLIIGEFMHENYGIPYHDILVVSGPCHAEEVAFEKLSYLTIACTDVEKASTFASFLNTRYIKTNVSDDIFGTEYAAVLKNIYAVASGICHGIGYGDNFQAVLISNAIREIKRFVDAIHPINRDIKESAYLGDLLVTAYSQFSRNRTFGNMIGKGYTVKSAQLEMNMIAEGYYAVKCMHIKNQAYNVDMPICKAVHNIIYGNKSPLTEMKLLAEKLN from the coding sequence ATGGCAACTAAAATAGCAATGATAGGGGGCGGCAGTTGGGCTACCGCCATTTTAAAAATGCTATCAGATAATTTATCTGAGAAAGAAATTTATTGGTGGATGCGCAATGAAGAAGCCATTGAGCATATAAGAAAGTTTAAACATAATCCACATTACTTAAGTTCAGTAGAAATTAAGTTGGCAGATGATCACATTTCATCTGATATTCATGGCATTATAAAAATTGCAGATTATGTAATTTTGAATGTTCCATCTGCCTTTTTGAAATCGAGCTTGGCAAATTTAACAGCTAACGATTTAAAGGGAAAGAAAATTGTTTCAGCAATTAAAGGAATTGTACCGGAAGACAATCTTATAATTGGAGAGTTTATGCATGAAAATTATGGAATCCCCTACCATGATATTTTAGTGGTTAGTGGACCTTGCCATGCAGAAGAAGTAGCCTTTGAAAAACTTTCTTACCTAACAATTGCCTGTACTGATGTTGAAAAAGCCTCTACATTCGCTTCTTTCTTAAACACAAGATATATCAAAACTAATGTATCGGATGATATTTTCGGTACAGAATACGCTGCGGTATTAAAAAACATTTATGCCGTGGCAAGTGGTATTTGTCATGGTATTGGTTATGGCGATAATTTCCAGGCGGTATTAATTAGCAATGCCATTCGAGAAATTAAACGTTTTGTAGATGCCATACATCCTATAAATCGAGATATTAAAGAGTCGGCATATTTGGGTGATTTATTGGTTACAGCATATTCACAGTTTAGTCGGAACAGAACTTTCGGTAACATGATTGGTAAGGGATATACCGTAAAATCTGCTCAACTAGAAATGAATATGATTGCTGAAGGTTATTATGCCGTAAAATGTATGCATATCAAAAATCAAGCTTATAATGTTGATATGCCAATTTGCAAAGCCGTACATAATATCATTTATGGAAATAAATCTCCCCTTACGGAAATGAAATTACTTGCCGAAAAGCTAAACTAG
- a CDS encoding efflux RND transporter periplasmic adaptor subunit, with protein MKLKHILIAIGVILVVLIGLKLTGVIGGDKTEKVTTEKASSKTVVETVTASGKIQPETEVKLSSEVSGEVVELTVKEGDIVKAGQLLCKVRPDILQSGYERTVATYNAQKSSVASAQQQLIQNQANFANAEATYKRNVELFNKKVISASEFDAAKAAYLTAKATLASAKEGVIGAKFTLAQTGANVKEAGANLARTTIYAPADGVVSKLSIELGDRILGTSQMAGTEIMRISNLSSMEVNIDVNENDITRVKVGDKASIEVDAFSDKKFRGVVTEIASSSTAVGTTTSTSVDQVTNFSVKIRITEQLAGKQQSIFRPGMSATVDVESESLTGLAIPIQAVFTDSGKPADAKPESGNQENTDKQKSKLNDKTVKQYVYLLNANKVKKVEVTTGIQNDQFIIVKSGLKSGQELVTGPYSAIQNKLKDGMIVEKTTKDQLFSKDAKK; from the coding sequence ATGAAACTTAAACACATCCTAATTGCTATTGGCGTTATCCTGGTAGTCCTTATTGGATTAAAATTAACAGGAGTTATCGGTGGTGATAAAACTGAAAAAGTAACTACAGAGAAAGCATCAAGTAAAACTGTTGTTGAAACAGTTACCGCAAGTGGTAAAATTCAGCCTGAAACAGAAGTTAAGTTAAGTTCAGAAGTTTCAGGAGAAGTGGTTGAATTAACAGTTAAAGAAGGTGATATTGTTAAAGCTGGTCAGTTACTTTGTAAGGTGCGTCCAGATATTCTACAATCTGGATATGAACGGACGGTTGCCACATACAATGCGCAAAAATCGAGTGTGGCGAGTGCTCAACAGCAGCTTATTCAAAACCAGGCAAATTTTGCAAATGCAGAAGCAACTTATAAAAGAAACGTAGAGCTTTTTAATAAAAAAGTGATATCTGCATCCGAATTTGACGCTGCAAAAGCAGCATATTTAACTGCTAAGGCAACTTTGGCAAGTGCAAAAGAAGGTGTTATCGGTGCTAAATTTACATTGGCACAAACAGGAGCAAATGTTAAGGAAGCAGGGGCCAACTTAGCTAGAACAACTATCTATGCGCCAGCGGATGGTGTAGTTTCTAAACTTTCTATTGAGCTTGGCGATCGTATTTTAGGAACTTCGCAAATGGCTGGAACTGAAATTATGAGGATCTCCAACCTGTCTTCCATGGAAGTAAATATAGACGTAAATGAAAACGACATTACAAGGGTTAAAGTTGGTGATAAAGCTTCAATCGAAGTAGATGCTTTCTCTGATAAAAAATTTAGAGGAGTAGTAACAGAAATCGCCAGTTCTTCAACAGCTGTTGGAACAACTACATCAACATCCGTGGATCAGGTGACAAACTTTTCTGTTAAAATAAGGATTACTGAACAACTTGCTGGTAAACAACAATCCATTTTCCGTCCGGGTATGTCTGCAACAGTTGATGTGGAAAGCGAATCATTAACAGGCTTGGCTATTCCAATACAAGCGGTTTTTACTGATAGCGGTAAACCTGCAGATGCTAAACCAGAATCTGGTAATCAAGAAAATACGGATAAGCAGAAATCTAAATTAAACGATAAAACGGTAAAGCAGTATGTTTATTTATTAAATGCCAATAAGGTTAAAAAAGTAGAAGTAACTACTGGTATTCAAAATGATCAGTTTATCATTGTTAAATCCGGGTTGAAAAGCGGTCAAGAGCTCGTTACCGGGCCATATTCTGCTATCCAAAACAAGCTTAAAGATGGCATGATTGTAGAAAAAACAACTAAGGACCAATTGTTTAGCAAAGACGCTAAGAAGTAA
- a CDS encoding GH1 family beta-glucosidase, with amino-acid sequence MIKASDFGDDFKWGVATAAAQIEGSAVEYGRGPSIWDTFSARSGKIKKGHKLDVACDFYHQYKEDIALVKFLGFKVFRFSISWSRILPNGKGEVNQQGITFYHNVIDECLLNGITPYITIYHWDLPQALENEGGWTSFSINSAFNAFVSICATAYGDKVKNWIVINEPFGFTSLGYMLGIHAPGKTGLNNFFSAALHTALAQAEGGKILRSEVSNANIGTTYSCSEIIPYTQSDNDVLAAKRVDCLMNRLFVEPAQGLGFPTANWDVLEKFQIEYGTWRLNDRMKFDFDFIGLQNYFPLTVKYNAFIPVIQAWEVKAKSRKKPHTAMGWEISAVSFHNIIKQFGTYPNIKNIIITENGAAYHDKIVEGKIDDQERIAYFELYLAALLEAKNEGLNITGYMAWTLLDNFEWAEGFTTRFGLVYTDFKTQKRTIKNSGYWWKEFLKT; translated from the coding sequence ATGATAAAAGCAAGTGATTTTGGTGATGATTTTAAATGGGGAGTAGCAACAGCTGCTGCTCAAATAGAAGGGTCTGCTGTTGAATATGGTAGGGGTCCATCGATTTGGGATACCTTTTCCGCTCGCAGTGGAAAAATTAAAAAAGGTCATAAATTAGATGTTGCCTGCGACTTTTACCATCAATATAAGGAAGATATCGCTTTAGTAAAATTTTTGGGTTTTAAAGTATTTCGCTTTTCCATATCATGGTCTAGAATTTTACCAAACGGGAAAGGAGAAGTTAACCAGCAAGGAATTACTTTTTACCATAACGTGATAGATGAATGTTTGCTAAACGGCATTACGCCGTATATAACGATATATCATTGGGACTTGCCTCAGGCACTGGAAAATGAAGGCGGCTGGACGAGCTTTAGTATTAATTCGGCTTTCAATGCCTTTGTTAGCATCTGTGCAACAGCATATGGCGATAAGGTAAAAAACTGGATTGTTATAAACGAGCCATTTGGATTTACATCATTGGGTTACATGCTTGGCATTCATGCGCCAGGCAAAACCGGTTTAAACAATTTTTTTTCTGCAGCTTTACACACCGCTTTGGCTCAGGCTGAAGGCGGTAAAATTCTACGCTCTGAAGTTAGTAATGCTAATATTGGAACAACTTATTCTTGTTCAGAAATTATTCCTTACACACAAAGTGATAATGATGTTCTCGCTGCAAAACGAGTAGATTGTTTAATGAATCGTCTTTTCGTTGAACCTGCTCAAGGTCTTGGGTTTCCAACCGCAAATTGGGATGTGTTGGAAAAATTCCAGATAGAATATGGTACGTGGAGGCTAAACGATAGAATGAAATTTGATTTTGATTTCATCGGACTGCAGAATTATTTTCCACTCACCGTAAAATATAATGCTTTTATTCCGGTGATTCAAGCTTGGGAGGTGAAAGCGAAAAGTCGCAAAAAACCTCATACTGCAATGGGCTGGGAAATAAGTGCAGTTAGTTTTCATAATATAATTAAGCAATTTGGGACTTATCCTAACATTAAAAATATTATAATAACTGAAAATGGTGCAGCGTATCATGATAAAATAGTCGAAGGAAAAATTGATGATCAGGAACGTATAGCATATTTCGAATTATATCTAGCTGCATTATTAGAAGCAAAAAATGAAGGCTTAAATATAACTGGCTACATGGCATGGACACTTCTCGATAATTTTGAATGGGCAGAAGGTTTTACTACACGCTTTGGTTTGGTTTATACCGATTTTAAAACTCAAAAGCGTACAATTAAAAACTCTGGTTATTGGTGGAAGGAGTTTTTGAAGACTTAA
- a CDS encoding polysaccharide deacetylase family protein translates to MYLIKTPLLLKWYYPSLTWNKSRTEKVIYLTFDDGPIPNVTDFVLKTLEAFNAKATFFCIGDNIIKHPEVFQRVKNDGHAIGNHTFNHLKGWKTDDETYLQNTLKCQKLTQTNLFRPPYGRIKKSQVKSLKSKVFNVQSNLELNIVMWDVLSGDFDITIAPEKCYQNVIRNAENGSIIVFHDSLKAFDRLEYALPKTLDYFSKLGYKFLSLA, encoded by the coding sequence ATGTACCTTATCAAAACACCATTGCTGCTCAAATGGTATTACCCATCTTTAACTTGGAATAAATCCCGCACCGAAAAAGTTATTTATTTAACCTTTGACGATGGACCTATACCCAATGTTACAGACTTCGTATTAAAAACTTTGGAAGCTTTTAATGCGAAAGCGACTTTCTTTTGTATTGGTGATAATATTATAAAACATCCCGAAGTTTTTCAGCGTGTGAAAAACGACGGTCATGCTATTGGCAATCACACTTTTAATCATCTAAAAGGATGGAAAACCGATGATGAAACCTATTTGCAAAACACGCTTAAATGCCAGAAACTTACCCAAACTAATCTGTTTCGTCCGCCTTATGGAAGAATTAAAAAATCACAAGTCAAAAGTTTAAAGTCTAAAGTTTTTAATGTACAATCCAACTTAGAACTTAACATCGTAATGTGGGATGTACTTAGCGGTGATTTCGACATCACCATTGCTCCCGAAAAATGCTATCAAAACGTGATTAGAAATGCAGAAAATGGCTCTATAATCGTTTTCCATGATAGTTTAAAAGCTTTCGATCGGTTGGAATATGCACTTCCAAAGACACTTGACTATTTTAGCAAATTAGGTTACAAATTTTTATCGCTGGCATGA
- the rimO gene encoding 30S ribosomal protein S12 methylthiotransferase RimO has product MNTKLVKSKSVIKQPKINVITLGCSKNIYDSEVLMGQLRGNNLNVVHESDKMGKDDIVVINTCGFIDNAKQESIDTILQFSDLKAAGKIGKVVVTGCLSERYKPELESEITNVDAFFGTNDLQNILLELGANYKHELIGERLLTTPSHFAYFKIAEGCNRPCSFCAIPLMRGKHLSKPMEELVNEAKILAKNGTKELILIAQDLTYYGLDLYGVRKLDELMRRISDVPGIEWIRLQYAYPSGFPMEILDAMNERDNICNYLDMPLQHITDNMLKSMRRGTTKQKTIDLVNQIRDKVPNIAMRTTLICGYPGETEHDFEEMKQWVADTKFDRLGCFTYSHEEKTHAHSLIDDIPDEVKQQRVDDIMEIQQGISFDINQEKVGQTFKVLIDKKEGDFFVGRTEFDSPEVDNEVLIDASTGYAANGSFVNVKINRAEDFDLYGTIV; this is encoded by the coding sequence ATGAATACGAAATTAGTAAAAAGCAAATCAGTAATAAAACAACCTAAAATCAATGTAATCACACTAGGTTGCTCTAAAAACATTTACGATTCGGAAGTGTTGATGGGCCAATTGCGTGGCAATAACTTAAATGTGGTTCACGAATCTGATAAAATGGGGAAGGATGATATTGTTGTGATCAATACCTGTGGATTTATCGATAATGCAAAACAAGAATCCATTGATACCATTCTTCAGTTCAGCGATTTAAAAGCCGCTGGGAAAATAGGAAAAGTAGTCGTAACAGGATGTTTATCTGAACGCTACAAACCAGAATTAGAATCAGAAATTACTAACGTTGATGCCTTTTTTGGCACCAATGATTTACAAAATATATTGCTAGAACTTGGTGCTAACTATAAACATGAGCTGATTGGCGAACGTTTATTGACTACACCTTCCCACTTCGCTTATTTTAAAATTGCTGAAGGTTGCAACCGCCCATGTTCTTTTTGTGCTATCCCATTAATGCGTGGAAAACACTTGAGCAAACCAATGGAAGAATTGGTGAATGAGGCCAAGATCTTAGCTAAAAATGGCACGAAAGAATTAATTTTAATCGCTCAAGATCTTACCTATTATGGTTTAGATTTATATGGCGTTCGTAAATTGGATGAATTAATGCGTCGCATTTCTGACGTTCCAGGGATTGAATGGATCCGTTTGCAATACGCCTACCCTTCCGGTTTCCCAATGGAAATTTTAGACGCCATGAATGAGCGTGATAATATTTGCAATTATCTTGATATGCCCTTACAACATATTACCGATAATATGCTGAAATCAATGCGCCGTGGTACAACTAAACAAAAAACCATTGATTTAGTAAATCAAATCAGGGATAAGGTTCCTAATATCGCCATGCGTACTACTTTAATTTGTGGTTATCCTGGAGAAACAGAACACGATTTCGAAGAAATGAAGCAATGGGTTGCGGATACTAAATTTGATCGTTTAGGATGCTTCACTTATTCTCACGAAGAAAAAACACATGCCCATTCTTTAATTGATGATATTCCTGATGAAGTTAAACAGCAACGTGTTGATGATATTATGGAAATTCAACAAGGTATTTCATTTGATATCAATCAGGAAAAAGTTGGTCAGACTTTTAAAGTGCTGATTGATAAAAAGGAAGGTGACTTCTTTGTAGGTAGAACAGAATTTGATTCTCCAGAAGTAGATAATGAAGTTTTAATTGATGCTTCCACTGGATATGCCGCAAACGGAAGTTTTGTAAATGTTAAAATAAACAGAGCGGAAGACTTCGATTTATACGGAACTATCGTTTAG